A single Thermococcus celericrescens DNA region contains:
- the hydA gene encoding NADPH-dependent hydrogenase/sulfhydrogenase 1 subunit alpha, producing MKNLYLPITVDHIARVEGKGGVEIVVGDEGVKEVKLNIIEGPRFFEAITVGKKLDEALAVYPRICSFCSAAHKLTAVEAAEKAIGFTPREEIQALREVLYIGDMIESHALHLYLLVLPDYLGYSNPLKMVNEYKKEIGIALDLKNLGSWMMDELGARAIHQENVVLGGFGKLPDKATLETMKKRLQEALPKAEYTFELFSKLEQYEEVEGPIIHMAVKPRGDVYGIYGDYIKVSDGFEFPVEDYKKHIVEKVVEHSFAKHSFYKGEKPFMVGALPRLVNNAETLYGRAKELYESHRDLLRPTNPFANNLAQALELVYFTERAIDLIDEALAKWPIAPRDRVEVKDGFGVSATEAPRGIVTYALEVKDGRVAYADIITPTAYNFAMMEVHVRMMAEKHYNDDPERLKYLTEMVVRAYDPCISCSVHVARL from the coding sequence ATAGTCGTCGGCGACGAAGGGGTGAAGGAAGTCAAGCTCAACATCATAGAAGGCCCGAGGTTCTTCGAGGCCATCACCGTGGGTAAGAAGCTCGACGAGGCCCTGGCAGTCTACCCGAGGATATGCTCATTCTGTTCGGCTGCCCACAAGCTCACCGCGGTGGAGGCTGCCGAAAAGGCGATAGGCTTCACCCCGCGCGAGGAAATCCAGGCACTCAGGGAGGTTCTCTACATCGGCGACATGATAGAGAGCCACGCGCTCCACCTGTACCTCCTCGTCCTCCCGGACTACCTCGGCTACTCCAACCCGCTCAAGATGGTGAACGAGTACAAGAAGGAGATAGGCATAGCCCTCGACCTCAAGAACCTCGGAAGCTGGATGATGGACGAACTCGGAGCGAGGGCGATACACCAGGAGAACGTGGTCCTCGGAGGCTTCGGCAAGCTGCCCGACAAGGCCACCCTTGAGACCATGAAGAAGCGCCTTCAGGAGGCCCTTCCGAAGGCGGAGTACACCTTCGAGCTGTTCTCCAAGCTCGAGCAGTACGAGGAGGTCGAGGGGCCGATAATCCACATGGCGGTAAAGCCGAGGGGAGACGTCTACGGCATCTACGGCGACTACATCAAGGTGAGCGACGGCTTCGAGTTCCCGGTCGAGGACTACAAGAAGCACATCGTCGAGAAGGTCGTTGAGCACAGCTTCGCCAAGCACAGCTTCTACAAGGGCGAGAAGCCCTTTATGGTCGGTGCGCTTCCGAGGCTGGTCAACAACGCGGAGACACTCTACGGAAGGGCCAAGGAGCTCTACGAGAGCCACAGAGACCTGCTCAGGCCGACCAACCCCTTCGCGAACAACCTCGCCCAGGCGCTTGAGCTGGTCTACTTCACGGAGAGGGCTATAGACCTCATAGACGAGGCCCTCGCCAAGTGGCCGATAGCACCGAGGGACAGGGTTGAGGTGAAGGATGGCTTCGGCGTCAGCGCCACCGAGGCTCCGCGCGGAATCGTCACCTACGCCCTTGAGGTCAAGGACGGAAGGGTTGCCTACGCGGACATAATCACGCCGACGGCCTACAACTTCGCCATGATGGAGGTCCACGTCAGGATGATGGCGGAGAAGCACTACAACGACGACCCGGAGAGGCTCAAGTACCTCACCGAGATGGTCGTTCGCGCCTACGACCCGTGCATCTCCTGTTCAGTGCACGTTGCGAGGCTTTAG